A window of the Budorcas taxicolor isolate Tak-1 chromosome 10, Takin1.1, whole genome shotgun sequence genome harbors these coding sequences:
- the LOC128054116 gene encoding olfactory receptor 11G2-like — translation MKISNTPNTSSTITGFILLGFPCPREGQILLFGLFSAVYLLTLMGNGSIICAVCWDQRLHTPMYILLANFSFLEIWYVTSTVPNMLANFLSDNKLISFSGCFLQFYFFFSLGSTECFFLAIMAFDRYLAICWPLHYPTLMTGRLCANLVSSCWVLGFLWFLIPIIIISQMSFCGSGIIDHFLCDPGPLLALTCKKAPVIELVFSTLSPVPLIVPFLFIMGSYALVLRAVLKVPSAAGRKKAFSTCGSHLAVVSLFYGSVLVMYGSPTSEHEAGMQKIVTLFYSAVTPLLNPVIYSLRNKDMKKALQKFLRL, via the coding sequence ATGAAAATCTCCAACACGCCCAACACCTCCAGCACCATCACTGGCTTcatcctcttgggcttcccttgcccCAGGGAGGGGCAGATTCTCCTCTTTGGGCTCTTCTCTGCTGTCTACCTCCTGACCCTCATGGGCAACGGTTCTATtatctgtgctgtgtgctgggaTCAGagactccacacccccatgtacatCCTGCTCGCCAACTTTTCCTTCCTAGAGATCTGGTATGTCACCTCCACTGTCCCCAACATGTTGGCCAACTTCCTCTCTGACAACAAGCTCATCTCCTTCTCTGGGTGCTTTctccagttttactttttcttctccttgggtTCTACAGAATGCTTTTTCTTGGCTATTATGGCATTTGATCGATACCTTGCCATCTGCTGGCCTCTACATTACCCCACCCTCATGACTGGACGTCTCTGTGCCAATCTCGTAAGCAGCTGCTGGGTACTTGGTTTCCTCTGGTTCTTGATTCccatcatcatcatctcccaaATGTCTTTCTGTGGATCTGGGATCATTGACCACTTCCTGTGTGACCCAGGTCCTCTTCTAGCACTCACTTGCAAAAAAGCTCCTGTGATAGAGCTTGTCTTCTCCACCTTAAGTCCTGTGCCCCTCATCGTTCCTTTTCTCTTCATCATGGGGTCTTATGCTCTGGTCCTGAGAGCTGTATTGAAAGTCCCTTCAGCAGCTGGGCGAAAAAAAGCTTTCTCCACCTGCGGGTCTCATCTGGCTGTGGTCTCACTGTTCTATGGCTCAGTCCTCGTAATGTATGGGAGCCCAACGTCTGAGCATGAAGCTGGGATGCAGAAGATTGTGACTCTCTTTTATTCTGCTGTGACACCACTTCTTAACCCTGTAATATATAGTCTTAGAAACAAAGATATGAAAAAGGCCCTGCAGAAATTTCTTAGACTATAA
- the LOC128054763 gene encoding olfactory receptor 11G2-like — MKISNTPSNSSTITGFILLGFPCPREGQILLFGLFSAVYLLTLMGNGSIICAVCWDQRLHTPMYILLANFSFLEIWYVTSTVPNMLANFLSDNKLISFSGCLLQFYFFFSLGSTESFFLAIMAFDRYLAICRPLHYPTLMTGRLCTNLVISCWVLGFLWFLIPVILISQMSFCGSRIIDHFLCDPGPLLALTCKKAPVMELVFSTLTPIPLIILFLFIMGSYALVIKAVLKAPSAAGQRKAFSTCGSHLTVVSLFYGSVVVMYGSPASEHGARMQMTVTLFYSVVTPLLNPIIYSLRNKDMKKALKKLLVRMAIIKKINNQWWPGHGNTYMTENKFHILTEKVLIEEIED; from the exons ATGAAAATCTCCAACACCCCCAGCAACTCCAGCACCATCACTGGCTTcatcctcttgggcttcccttgcccCAGGGAGGGGCAGATTCTCCTCTTTGGGCTCTTCTCTGCTGTCTACCTCCTGACCCTCATGGGCAATGGTTCTAtcatctgtgctgtgtgctgggaTCAGAGACTCCATACCCCCATGTACATCCTGCTGGCCAACTTCTCCTTCCTGGAGATCTGGTATGTCACCTCCACTGTCCCCAACATGTTGGCCAACTTCCTCTCTGACAACAAGCTCATCTCCTTCTCTGGGTGCCTTCTCCAGTTctactttttcttctccttgggtTCTACAGAAAGCTTTTTCTTGGCTATTATGGCATTTGATCGATACCTTGCCATCTGCCGACCTCTACATTACCCCACCCTCATGACTGGACGCCTCTGCACCAATCTTGTGATCAGCTGCTGGGTACTTGGTTTTCTCTGGTTTTTGATTCCTGTCATCCTCATCTCCCAAATGTCCTTCTGTGGATCCAGGATCATTGACCATTTCCTGTGTGACCCAGGTCCTCTTCTAGCACTCACCTGCAAAAAAGCTCCTGTGATGGAGCTTGTCTTCTCCACTCTAACTCCTATTCCCCtcatcattctctttctcttcatcatGGGGTCCTATGCTTTGGTCATAAAAGCTGTATTGAAAGCTCCTTCAGCAGCTGGACAAAGGAAGGCTTTCTCCACCTGCGGGTCTCATCTGACTGTGGTTTCACTGTTCTATGGCTCagtagtggtcatgtatgggagCCCAGCATCTGAGCATGGTGCTAGAATGCAGATGACTGTGACTCTGTTTTATTCTGTTGTCACCCCACTTCTTAATCCAATAATATATAGTCTTAGGAACAAAGATATGAAAAAGGCCCTGAAGAAAtt actggtcagaatggctatcatcaaaaagataaataatcagTGGTGGCCAGGACAtgggaacactt acatgactgagaacaagTTTCATATTCTTACTGAGAAGGTTTTGATTGAGGAAATTGAAGATTAG